Proteins co-encoded in one Pieris napi chromosome 10, ilPieNapi1.2, whole genome shotgun sequence genomic window:
- the LOC125052904 gene encoding uncharacterized protein LOC125052904, producing MKTHRKSSVGIMRKYYQLILIVVCFLSIVTLLMYRHEYYKLRYVLEVLNIFGKPGLSEIEFCGPGFNATLLSEILRNSSLEVKETPPLFQEINEDFYSYSSFLRSYQKYEDLSPKYAHVINTIVIGKAHVIPNFRCYIWHENVPKPKSGRFNYKISSEPINNFRLYVFECSMNKDFGRPNGVSFFINDYNINPLHAPINRLIQVNTKRKIQQRSNIRFVNTVIPAVCVIPNQIPMVSRDAFIEFLVLHHLVGVDYFTIYDSMVSEDVIRRLNLFPPDIAQWKIQFYPLNYPFIFSKSYQIVRNAIELDCIFRHFQFDKEEANKVSHVTVLAWDEFLVPRVHNSIQALLRDYDPMLTFRTSIVNTLIFCLNQNDDDNADIGYPDIMKKTHYYSVPQEKQQIEIRNLDTMISFDDIFNLTSNIKSISIDMLGVHKYTICGNPKKFDIDGYNETEMQVFQHKFEGAMLKFGDRILSDKIYRLYRSGQIWEKNNHGNVRDML from the coding sequence ATGAAGACCCACCGCAAATCTTCAGTAGGCATCATGaggaaatattatcaattaataCTCATCGTCGTCTGTTTTTTAAGTATTGTGACGCTTTTAATGTACAGACATGAATACTACAAATTACGCTATGTCCTCGaagtacttaatatttttggaaAACCAGGTCTTTCGGAGATTGAATTCTGCGGGCCCGGCTTCAATGCGACTTTGTTATCCGAGATATTAAGGAATTCTTCTCTGGAAGTAAAAGAAACACCGCCCTTATTTCAAGAAATTAATGAAGATTTTTATTCCTATTCATCATTTCTTCGTTCATATCAGAAATACGAAGACCTATCGCCAAAATATGCGCATGTTATTAACACTATCGTCATTGGTAAAGCGCATGTTATACCCAATTTTCGATGCTATATTTGGCATGAGAATGTTCCAAAACCAAAATCTGGTAGGTTTAACTACAAAATTTCTTCCGAgcctataaataatttcagacTCTATGTCTTTGAATGCTCTATGAATAAAGACTTTGGCAGACCAAATGGAGTTAGTTTTTTCataaatgattataatatCAATCCCTTGCATGCTCCGATTAATAGATTAATTCAAGTAAATACTAAGAGAAAAATTCAACAGAGAAGTAATATTAGATTTGTCAATACAGTTATACCAGCAGTATGTGTTATTCCTAATCAAATTCCTATGGTATCACGAGATGCCTTTATTGAGTTTTTAGTGTTACACCACTTGGTTGGTGTAGACTACTTCACAATTTATGATAGTATGGTTTCTGAAGATGTTATAAGAAGACTTAATTTATTTCCCCCTGACATAGCACAGTGGAAAATCCAATTTTATCCCTTAAACTATccctttattttttctaaatcatacCAAATTGTAAGAAATGCTATAGAGTTAGATTGTATATTCCGCCATTTTCAATTCGACAAAGAAGAAGCAAATAAAGTTAGTCATGTAACTGTGTTAGCTTGGGATGAATTCCTTGTACCTAGAGTTCATAACTCTATACAAGCATTATTAAGAGATTATGACCCTATGTTAACATTTCGAACGTCTATAGtgaatactttaatattttgtttgaaccaaaatgatgatgataatgcAGATATTGGGTATCCTGACATCatgaaaaaaacacattattaTTCTGTGCCACAAGAGAAACAACAAATAGAAATTCGCAATTTAGATACAATGATATCTTTTGATGATATATTCAATTTAACATCCAATATCAAATCAATTTCTATAGATATGTTGGGTGTACATAAATACACTATATGTGGCAATCCAAAAAAGTTTGACATAGATGGATATAATGAAACAGAAATGCAGGTTTTTCAACACAAATTTGAAGGTGCCATGTTAAAGTTTGGTGACAGAATTCTCAGTGATAAGATATACAGGTTGTACAGATCAGGACAGATTTGGGAGAAAAATAATCATGGAAATGTTAGAGATATGCTTTGA
- the LOC125052905 gene encoding NSFL1 cofactor p47: MANREETLRQFCDVTGADENRSKFFLESSNWQLEVALSSFYEHGGNIEESSNPIPVAASPQPMSESDMESPPGSPQKQKKDKKKKSNTKFATLDSLQPDSSSDEEEGQAFYAGGSERSGQQILGPSKGRKDIVSEMFKSVRERGAVVFQDEPTTTNRGRGGLFAGVGYRLGQTADDHEPVTPANAAQVDQTRSVRLRLYREGFTVDDGPLRQFVDPANAEFLSCVRRGEIPPELSSGGEVRVSLEDRRHEECPRVVSKTQAFAGKGHMLGSPTPATVGATVPVASQAGDRAANQRAAQEAVGLNETNPVTTVQFRLADGSRLTGRFNHSHTVEDLYQYVSQAEPAYQIQPFILLTTFPSAELNDRTATLATANLLNTTVLQRLK, from the exons ATGGCTAATCGAGAAGAAACTTTGCGTCAATTCTGCGATGTTACGGGAGCCGACGAAAACCGTAGTAAATTTTTCTTGGAATCGTCTAATTGGCAACTAGAG GTAGCACTATCTAGCTTTTATGAACATGGTGGTAACATAGAAGAGTCTTCAAACCCTATACCTGTGGCAGCTTCACCACAACCAATGTCAGAGAGTGATATGGAATCTCCACCTGGATCTCCTCAAAAGcagaaaaaagataaaaagaaaaagtcaAATACCAAATTTGCTACATTAGATTCCTTGCAGCCAGATAGTTCCAGTGATGAAGAAGAAG GTCAAGCATTTTATGCAGGTGGTTCAGAAAGGTCTGGACAGCAAATTCTTGGTCCAAGCAAAGGACGAAAGGATATTGTATCAGAAATGTTCAAAAGTGTTAGAGA aCGGGGTGCTGTTGTCTTTCAAGATGAACCCACTACAACCAATCGTGGACGTGGTGGATTATTTGCTGGTGTTGGATACAGATTGg GACAAACAGCAGATGATCATGAACCAGTGACTCCCGCAAATGCAGCGCAAGTT GATCAGACCCGTTCAGTTCGGCTCAGACTATACAGGGAAGGTTTCACTGTCGACGATGGGCCGCTGAGGCAGTTTGTGGACCCTGCAAATGCTGAATTCCTCAGTTGCGTTCGTAGAGG GGAGATCCCTCCAGAACTGTCATCAGGTGGGGAAGTACGAGTTAGCTTGGAGGATCGACGTCATGAGGAGTGTCCTCGGGTTGTTTCTAAGACTCAGGCCTTTGCTGGAAAAGGACATATGCTAGGAAG TCCGACTCCAGCGACGGTGGGTGCAACCGTACCCGTAGCTTCTCAGGCGGGAGACAGGGCGGCCAATCAGCGTGCCGCGCAAGAAGCCGTCGGCCTTAACGAGACAAATCCCGTAACTACTGTACAG TTTCGGCTAGCAGACGGCAGTCGCCTTACGGGTCGTTTTAACCACTCGCACACAGTGGAAGATCTCTACCAATACGTGTCGCAAGCGGAGCCGGCCTATCAGATCCAGCCATTCATACTACTCACTACATTCCCCAGTGCGGAGTTAAATGACCGCACTGCAACGCTTGCTACAGCCAATCTATTGAACACCACTGTATTGCAACGACTTAAATAA